In Helicobacter bilis, a genomic segment contains:
- a CDS encoding glucose-6-phosphate isomerase, translated as MVKFHLGFKNLAINTDESKSERDEIFTKLLNEKKQQESGYYNLPYETKALQDSLAYMQHNSAVLKDLTHIVIIGIGGSSLGLKAIDTMLYHLPHRNNIAVKFLEHTDPLKIQKSLKKIRLHTTLFIVISKSGMTIETTSLMKYCIWRYNLLESCVKNRLLIITDTNSPLDTWAKQNGVYSVGIESNIGGRFSVLSAVGILPLMLLGYKVDSILKGARDLQDSFLKREEEHILEKAQFMAKNHDTLPMNILFSYSSSFRDFNLWYVQLWGESLGKIDMDSKKIGLTPISLIGSIDQHSFLQLILEGKQDKTITFLGIKEEGYNELVIPDIKLQGLEQTDFVNTISFAKLLATQKKATMRVLQDEGLPIDCIEIDLLNEENIGCLIMYYELLTSAVGCIFGIQTYNQPAVERGKKLLCEMLK; from the coding sequence ATGGTAAAGTTTCATTTAGGCTTTAAGAATCTAGCTATAAATACAGACGAGTCTAAGAGTGAGAGAGATGAAATCTTTACAAAATTACTCAATGAAAAAAAGCAGCAAGAAAGCGGCTACTATAATCTCCCCTATGAGACAAAAGCCCTGCAAGATTCCCTTGCATATATGCAGCATAATAGTGCGGTGCTAAAGGATCTCACGCATATTGTAATCATTGGCATAGGTGGAAGCTCACTTGGCTTAAAAGCCATTGATACAATGCTTTATCACTTGCCACACAGAAATAATATCGCAGTGAAGTTTTTAGAACATACAGATCCCTTAAAGATACAAAAATCACTGAAAAAAATTCGACTTCACACCACGCTTTTTATCGTGATTTCAAAGTCTGGCATGACGATTGAGACTACTTCTTTGATGAAATATTGCATTTGGCGGTATAATCTTTTGGAATCTTGTGTGAAAAATCGCCTACTTATCATCACAGATACAAACTCGCCACTTGATACATGGGCAAAGCAAAATGGCGTGTATAGCGTTGGGATTGAAAGCAATATTGGTGGGCGATTTAGTGTGCTTAGTGCGGTTGGAATCTTGCCTTTAATGCTGCTTGGCTATAAGGTAGATTCTATACTTAAAGGGGCAAGAGATTTGCAAGACTCTTTTCTTAAAAGAGAGGAAGAGCATATATTAGAAAAAGCACAATTTATGGCAAAAAATCATGATACTTTACCGATGAATATTTTGTTTTCATATTCTAGTTCTTTTAGAGATTTTAATCTTTGGTATGTGCAGCTATGGGGGGAGAGCTTAGGCAAGATTGATATGGATTCTAAAAAGATTGGCTTAACGCCTATTAGCCTTATAGGTAGTATCGACCAGCATTCATTTTTGCAGCTTATTTTAGAGGGTAAGCAGGATAAAACCATTACTTTTTTAGGCATTAAAGAAGAGGGGTATAATGAGCTTGTGATACCTGATATAAAATTGCAAGGATTAGAGCAAACTGATTTTGTAAATACAATTTCTTTCGCTAAACTACTTGCGACACAAAAAAAGGCTACAATGCGTGTTTTGCAAGATGAGGGTTTGCCTATTGACTGCATTGAGATTGATTTATTAAATGAAGAAAATATCGGCTGTCTTATCATGTATTATGAGCTGCTCACTTCAGCTGTTGGCTGCATTTTTGGCATACAAACCTATAATCAACCCGCAGTTGAAAGGGGTAAAAAGCTTTTGTGCGAGATGCTTAAATAG
- a CDS encoding DUF805 domain-containing protein: MLYFKILSSISDSNVFRISRKAYWFMVLVELAIYIMIIVSFLVWANYIGTYTLAAKLKNYIGFIQFCAMLLGLLYAFMSMVRGAMRIRDVGFSAKYYYIGYLVVISLAFIDLIVEFNQEVAILLKLIILGFNIVVFIFTLMPTGKDAERFGTLPTFESGFTKGAITTGIALCLIFCVIIAKPMYAKMTHITGCQIEENGRTKNLGVLGYDYKYFGELAEGEDIIWDFRTHFRMMTNREGLKYDFTTRIMIPPFERLVPKDFSNGILRCYNNNTDNEKYIEIPLKDHKIHGDVWISQYKEPLIVPFTEGRISDGSITIFDISGEQKEIRHYKDGKLDKINFFTDIYHDSYEINFIDGKPHGIVTAISGDGNVYLHGLSFGILGKNCFMFNGYCVTRLEIRGNKETFYNRNNKKTTSLYEDPRDPIKIYYDKSGNINLVKESFWGMQKEVYFYDGKPRVMKKYDRHIFYAGYIFRDDGIEEFKGNGKEAERQFNDYVHLVLGIDLSDIDEF, encoded by the coding sequence GTGTTATATTTTAAAATCCTTAGCAGCATATCTGATTCCAATGTGTTTAGAATATCGAGAAAGGCATATTGGTTTATGGTTTTAGTTGAGTTGGCTATATATATTATGATAATAGTGTCATTTTTAGTATGGGCAAATTACATTGGCACTTATACATTGGCAGCAAAGTTAAAAAACTATATTGGATTCATACAATTCTGTGCTATGTTGTTGGGATTATTATACGCTTTTATGAGTATGGTAAGAGGAGCTATGAGAATACGCGATGTGGGATTTAGCGCTAAATACTACTATATTGGTTATTTGGTTGTTATAAGTCTAGCTTTCATTGATTTGATAGTTGAATTTAATCAAGAAGTAGCAATATTATTAAAACTTATTATTTTAGGCTTTAATATTGTGGTTTTTATATTTACACTCATGCCTACAGGTAAAGATGCAGAGCGATTTGGCACATTACCTACCTTTGAGAGTGGCTTTACTAAAGGGGCAATAACAACAGGCATTGCATTATGTCTTATCTTTTGTGTGATAATTGCAAAGCCCATGTATGCAAAAATGACACATATTACTGGCTGTCAAATCGAGGAAAATGGCAGGACAAAAAATCTTGGAGTGTTAGGATATGATTATAAATATTTTGGTGAGTTGGCAGAAGGTGAAGATATAATTTGGGATTTTCGGACTCATTTTAGAATGATGACAAATAGAGAAGGACTTAAATATGACTTTACCACAAGGATTATGATACCGCCATTTGAACGATTAGTGCCTAAGGATTTTTCCAATGGAATCTTGCGTTGTTACAACAATAATACGGACAATGAAAAATATATAGAAATACCACTCAAAGACCATAAGATTCATGGTGATGTTTGGATAAGTCAATATAAAGAGCCACTTATTGTGCCATTTACAGAAGGTAGGATTAGTGATGGGAGTATAACTATTTTTGATATATCAGGCGAACAAAAAGAGATACGACACTATAAAGATGGCAAACTTGATAAAATAAACTTTTTTACGGATATATACCATGACAGCTATGAAATAAACTTCATTGATGGTAAACCACATGGGATTGTAACCGCTATAAGCGGTGATGGAAATGTTTATTTGCATGGGTTAAGTTTTGGGATTTTGGGAAAGAACTGCTTTATGTTTAATGGATATTGCGTAACAAGACTAGAAATCAGGGGCAATAAGGAAACATTCTATAATAGAAATAATAAAAAGACAACAAGTTTGTACGAAGACCCACGAGATCCTATTAAAATTTATTATGATAAGTCTGGAAATATAAACCTTGTTAAAGAGTCTTTTTGGGGTATGCAAAAAGAGGTTTATTTTTATGATGGTAAGCCACGAGTAATGAAAAAGTATGATCGACATATCTTCTATGCAGGCTATATCTTTAGAGATGATGGTATAGAGGAATTTAAGGGTAATGGTAAGGAAGCAGAGAGGCAGTTTAATGACTATGTGCATCTTGTGTTAGGTATAGATTTAAGTGATATAGATGAGTTTTAG
- a CDS encoding LutC/YkgG family protein, with protein sequence MSRDSILQAVREATRTNPIQSVKPTHFDTMIYDRENLLSVYTQYQKANMAHLITTTKDSLVNSINEIIKECDIKELLCAKNIANMKDSIMQSLQTQTLLYDTSVDSMRDKLFSIEASILHAQVGVANLGIVGLGTNECNPRLASLVVKTCIILLHKETIVPNLFSAFKILKTSGQDSNLPTNIVFLAGPSRTADIELQTVFGVHGPQNVYVVLYE encoded by the coding sequence ATGAGTAGAGATAGCATTTTACAAGCAGTGAGAGAAGCAACTCGCACAAATCCTATACAATCAGTTAAGCCCACACATTTTGACACAATGATATATGATAGAGAGAATCTACTCTCTGTCTATACGCAGTATCAAAAGGCAAATATGGCACACCTCATAACTACGACAAAAGATTCTCTAGTAAATAGCATTAATGAGATTATTAAAGAATGCGATATTAAAGAATTGCTTTGTGCGAAAAATATCGCAAATATGAAAGATTCTATTATGCAGTCTTTACAGACACAAACCCTGCTGTATGATACAAGCGTAGATTCTATGCGTGATAAGCTTTTTAGCATTGAAGCAAGTATTCTGCACGCTCAAGTAGGCGTAGCAAATTTGGGTATAGTGGGACTTGGGACAAATGAGTGTAATCCTAGATTAGCTTCTCTTGTGGTGAAAACTTGCATTATTTTATTGCATAAAGAAACTATTGTGCCAAATCTTTTTTCTGCATTTAAGATACTAAAGACTAGCGGACAAGATTCTAATCTACCAACAAATATTGTATTTCTAGCAGGACCTAGCAGGACAGCTGATATTGAGTTACAAACCGTTTTTGGTGTGCATGGACCACAGAATGTTTATGTTGTGTTGTATGAGTAA